CGCTATTCTGAGCGAGGCGTTCAGGTTCACTGAGCGGCTAGCCCCCGAGTACCTAACGATCACCCTCAGCAAGCTGGTTACGTTGGGAGCGGGACCAACGACCCAGTAGGAGTCCACGAGCTCGAAGCTGGGCTCCGCGTACGCTACCAACGGGATCGAGGCGAAGAGCAGGGCTAAGAGCAGGATTCGCGCCTGCATGCTAGTCCACCCTCAGCCTGAGAAGCCTAATGGCCAGCGCGAGGAAGGCTAGCGTCAGGGCTAGGAGGGCCGCGCAATCCTGAGCCACGTCCGGTAGCCCCCAGCCGCGCAGCTGGACGTTCCTGAAGGCCCTGAGGAAGTAGTAGAGGGGGAGCACTCTGCTCGCTGTTCGGACGGCAGGGGAGAGCATTTCGACTGGCATGAAGAAGCCGGAGAAGAGCATTGAGGGGATGAAGAAGAAGATCGCTGCCTGGTAGGCCTGCAGCTGGTTCCTCGAGATCGCCGATATCAGGAGCCCGAGGCTGAGGGAGCAGCTGAGGAGCAGGAGCGACACGATGATGAGCGCGGATATGGGGCCCCGCACCTTGACCCCCAGCACGTAGACCGCGAAGCCGAAGGTAGCCACCATGTCGGTTATTGTCACGAGCGCGTAAGCGATGAACTTCCCGACGACGATCTGCCAGCCTGAGACGGGGGCCATGATCAGCTGCTCGAAGGTCCTCCTCTCCCTCTCCCTGCTGATCGAGACGGCGATGAGGCTCATCGGTACGAGGTGCAGGAGGACGCCCATTATGGTCGACGTGAATGTGTCCACCGAGCTGACCCTCGGCCCGTACACAGTCTGCCGCACAACCTCGATGTTGAAGGTCCCGTACATCTCGGCTGCGGTCTTCATGAATGATTGAACCATGACGACGGCCGCCTGCCAGACGAGCTCCGATATCGTGGCGTAAGCGGCATCAAGTATAGTGACTATCCTCGTGCTACGCCCGCTCAGCACGCTAGAGCTAAAGTCCTCCGGGATCACGAGGGCCGCGTAGGCCTCACCCTTACGGACCAGCTCTGTACCCGCCTCGATCGTCGGAGCCACGGCGACGATCTTGAAGGAGCCGCTCGAGCGGAGCAGCTCGATGAGCTGCCAGGAGACAGTCCCCCGATCCAGGTTCACGATCACAATAGGCACCTCCGACCTCTCCTCACCGTAACCCGCGACGAACATCGCCATGACGGCTAAGGGCATGAATAGGACCATCATCAGCGAGCGCGGGTCCCGCAGCAGCTGCTTGATGTCCTTCACTACTAGGGCGAGTAGGGCGCCCATCCCTAGCCCACCCCTCCGCTAGCCGTCAACCGGATGAAGGCGTCCTCGAGGCTCACGGGGACAGGGTAGGCGCGAACAACCCTTACTCCCCGTGCCTCGAGCGTGCGGGTGATCGGGATCAGCGCTTCCGACGCGTCCGGAACCAGCAGGCGAAGCCTGCTGTAAGCCCCGTCTCCTTCGAACTCCACCACCCTCGCGGTCAACCCGTTGAGCGTGGGGCGAGGGTCACCTTCGACCACGAACTCGATGAGGTCTCCGCCGTATGCGAGACGCTTAATCTCGAGCGGAGACCCTTCGGCAGCCACCCGGCCTCTGCTCATAAGGGCTATGCGGTCGCAGTTCTCAGCCTCATCCATGTAGTGGGTGGTGACGAGGATCGTAACACCGCTCCTCTTAAGCTCCCTGAACTTCTCCCAGAAGTACCTGCGGAGCGGGGGGTCGACGCCAGCTGTAGGTTCGTCTACGACGAGGAGCTTCGGGCGGTGTATCAGCGCGACGGCTAGAGCGAGGCGCTGCTTCATGCCTCCGCTCAACTTTCCGGCGAGCCTTCCCTTGAACTCGCGGAGCATGAACTCGTCCAGTAGCTCCGCTATCCGCTCCTCGGCTTCCCTCCCCTTCAATCCGAAAAGCGAGGCGTAGAGGCGCATGTTCTCCTCCACCGTCAGATCCTCATACAAGCTGAAGTGCTGCGGCATGTAACCCGTAATCCGTAGCACGCTCGCCCTATCCTTCTCCACGTCGATCCCGAACACCCTGATGTACCCGGAGGTGGGCTTCAGTAGGCCGAGGATCATCCTGATGGTTGTCGACTTGCCCGCACCGTTCGGCCCCAGCAGCCCGAAGATGACGCCCTCCTCTACCTTCAGTGTGATGTTGTCCACTGCCTTAAAGCTCCCGAAGACTTTAGTCAGGTTCACTGCTTCAATCGCTAGCGGCATTCCTAGCCCTTGGTGCCAGCAATGCTTTTATACTTACCGCTTTAACGGTGTACGGTGAATGCGGAAAAAACCTTAGACGTACTTCGAAGGCTCGGGCTGTCGGACTACGAGGCCAGAGCCTACGTAGCCTTGCTCACGATGGGGCAGCTCACGCCTGCTGAGGTTAGCAGCGCCGCGAACATCCCCTACACGAAGACTTACGAGGTGATGCGGAGGCTTGAGCGGAAGGGCTGGGTCATGGTGGTCTCCAAGTCTCCGCTCATCTACGCTCCCGTGAAACCGGAGGAGGTGCTAGCTAAGCTCAAGCGAGATTTCGACGCGGTGCTTCAGGAGGCTTTGGGCGCCTTGAAGTCGCTGGAGCGGGAGGGCGCTGGTACAGCCTTGATGGGGCTGTACGTCCTGCGCAGCTTCGAAGCTCTGAGACGGGTTGCCCGTAGCATCGCCTCAGAGTCGGAGGAGATCCTAGCTCTGATATCGGAC
The Thermofilaceae archaeon DNA segment above includes these coding regions:
- a CDS encoding ABC transporter ATP-binding protein, whose amino-acid sequence is MPLAIEAVNLTKVFGSFKAVDNITLKVEEGVIFGLLGPNGAGKSTTIRMILGLLKPTSGYIRVFGIDVEKDRASVLRITGYMPQHFSLYEDLTVEENMRLYASLFGLKGREAEERIAELLDEFMLREFKGRLAGKLSGGMKQRLALAVALIHRPKLLVVDEPTAGVDPPLRRYFWEKFRELKRSGVTILVTTHYMDEAENCDRIALMSRGRVAAEGSPLEIKRLAYGGDLIEFVVEGDPRPTLNGLTARVVEFEGDGAYSRLRLLVPDASEALIPITRTLEARGVRVVRAYPVPVSLEDAFIRLTASGGVG
- a CDS encoding helix-turn-helix domain-containing protein, with the protein product MNAEKTLDVLRRLGLSDYEARAYVALLTMGQLTPAEVSSAANIPYTKTYEVMRRLERKGWVMVVSKSPLIYAPVKPEEVLAKLKRDFDAVLQEALGALKSLEREGAGTALMGLYVLRSFEALRRVARSIASESEEILALISDPRLVEELNPILPGKVVKGVLEEGVPKPGVGEWRKARVLLPLDLLIVDREKVLFHFGLLSLHGSLSGVLVSDREIAEAAARYFERIWEMSETLDLPG
- a CDS encoding ABC transporter permease gives rise to the protein MGALLALVVKDIKQLLRDPRSLMMVLFMPLAVMAMFVAGYGEERSEVPIVIVNLDRGTVSWQLIELLRSSGSFKIVAVAPTIEAGTELVRKGEAYAALVIPEDFSSSVLSGRSTRIVTILDAAYATISELVWQAAVVMVQSFMKTAAEMYGTFNIEVVRQTVYGPRVSSVDTFTSTIMGVLLHLVPMSLIAVSISRERERRTFEQLIMAPVSGWQIVVGKFIAYALVTITDMVATFGFAVYVLGVKVRGPISALIIVSLLLLSCSLSLGLLISAISRNQLQAYQAAIFFFIPSMLFSGFFMPVEMLSPAVRTASRVLPLYYFLRAFRNVQLRGWGLPDVAQDCAALLALTLAFLALAIRLLRLRVD